From the Chondrinema litorale genome, the window TCAGCACACGTCTAGTTGCATCGGGTATTTTGCGTTGCAGTTCGCTTGGTCGTAAATAACCTTCATTGATGAACCACAACAAACGGATTTTCCATTTGCCGTATAACACTTCACCAATCAAATCCAAGCCACAATTTAGGTTGGGTAAAATTTTTCTTTCGTACATAAAACAAAAATAAACCTATGTTCCAAAATGTGCAATAGGGGAAAAATTTATCCCTATATGAATCGTATTTCCGTACTTGTGAGAATGGTATATAAGACGGAAATTTGTCCTAAACATATCAGCCAATGGAACAAGTATTTAATTTCAACAAAGAGTTATCGGGCAAAATTGCATTGGTAACAGGAGGGACAAAAGGGACAGGAAAAGCGATTGCCGAGCGACTTTTAAATGCAGGTGCAACAGTAATTATTACGGCAAGAAATACACCTGAAACCGCTAACGATGAATTGCATTTCATTTCAGCAGACTTAAGTACTTCAACCGGAACAGAAAAAGTAGTTGAAGAAGTATTAGCAAAATATGGGAGATTAGACATTTTGATAAACAACTTGGGTGGTTCTGAAACAAAAGGTGGTGGTTTTTCAGTTTTGACAGATGAAGCGTGGGAACATTCCATTCAAACAAATTTGCTTGCACCGGTTCGTTTAGACAGGGGATTTTTACCTAAAATGCTTGAGCAGAAAAGTGGCGTGATTATTCACATTGCTTCCATTCAAGGTAAGTTGCCGCTTTACGATTCTACTTTACCTTATGCAGCTGCAAAAGCAGG encodes:
- a CDS encoding SDR family oxidoreductase; the protein is MEQVFNFNKELSGKIALVTGGTKGTGKAIAERLLNAGATVIITARNTPETANDELHFISADLSTSTGTEKVVEEVLAKYGRLDILINNLGGSETKGGGFSVLTDEAWEHSIQTNLLAPVRLDRGFLPKMLEQKSGVIIHIASIQGKLPLYDSTLPYAAAKAGLINYSKGLSNEVSPKGVRVLTVSPGWIMTTSAERMMERIAESSNTTKEQATQSVMDALGGIPIGRPAQPKEVAELIGFLVSPKANYLTGTTFVIDGGTIPTI